ttacagcaagatcacaaagacttcacccaagtcttcccaaaggttctacttggctcaaacactaattaaaacataaaaccacatctaaacagaggatagatgaattatttattactaaacagttgcAAAAatccaagaacaaaaataaaattgggttgcctcccaacaagcactatcgtttaacgcccctagctaggcatgatgatttcaatgatgctcacataaaagataagaattgaaacataaagagagcatcatgaagaatattactagcacatttaagtctaacccatttcctatgcatcgggattttgtgagcaaacaacttataggaacaataatcaactagcataggaaggcaaaacaagcataacttcaaaattttcaacacatagagaggaaacttggtattattgcaattcctacaagcatatattcctccctcataataattttaagtagcatcatgaatgaattcaacaatataaccagcacctaaagcattcttttcatgatctacaagcataggaaatttactactctctacataagcaaaattcttctcaattggaatagtaggagtatcataagagactcgaatgctacaaattatttccacattaaaagagtaacattaataaaaagggtaatcataatcatgacaagtttaataaatataatcatcactacctttaatagcatatgtatcatcacaataattaccataagtagcaactttgttctcatcataatcgattgaaacctcttccaagatagtggaatcatcactaaataaagtcatgacctctccaaatccacttgcataattatcataataagattcaacatcctccaaaatagtgggatcattactttctaaagttgatactcttccaaacccactttcatcaatataatcatcataagtaggaggcatgctatcatcattataaatttgcatatcaaaacttgagacactaaaaatatcatattcagtaaaagtagcatccccaagcttgggacttttcatatcataagcataatcaatctcatcattaatagtatgtatagcaccaatagtatagcaattatcatcatcacaaggagtaataggagcaacattatttgggagagatacctttttacctttgcttctccgtcttttctttttcttcttcacatcatgtgtgggtttaaccctctttcttGAGCTCCttgttgatgagattggttgaatagaaggctcctcctcgttacctgattcatcataagaaataatagaaggatattgggaagtctcttccctttcattagtattctcttcatcttctatttcttttcttttctttatgtaattggcaatataaggattttcaatacaattcaccgcacaatacatataaatttcttctagatcaagatCAAGAAGTTTATCACTggcaaatactggaagatagttagttatacgtttcatttcttcattacccataagcaaactaagttcattatgatgtgcaagggaaatcaagtcatcacaatttttggaaatgATTAGattatgaaacaatttgcatcggatggttaaatgaccacgttcattacaaagttcacaagtacggctaacaaaatttaaattttcagcacaaacatctagcctttattgcaaccatttagtttctaagtacttgtgcctcttgcaaaatctatcttccctaattggtgtgtacttgcaaactctatgcactccacaaaaattgacatgcttataagagacattctcatcatgactaatgcaatcatcattagtactgtggatattcaaagagttcatactaataacattgcaatcatgctcatcattcaaagatttagtgccaaacattttaatgcattcttcttctaacactttggcataattttcctttccatcatactcatgaaagatattaaaaagatgaagtgtatgaggcaaactcaattccatttttttgtagttttcttttataaactaaactagtgctaaaacaagaaacaaaaagattcgattgcaaggtctaaagatataccttcaagcactcacctccccggcaacgtcgccagaaaagagcttgatgtctactacacaaccttcttcttgtagacgttgttgggcctccaagtgcagaggtttgtaggacagtagcaaatttccctcaagtggatgacctaaggtttatcaatccgtgggaggcgtaggatgaagatggtctctctcaaacaaccttgcaaccaaataacaaagagtctcttgtgtccccaacacacccaatacaatggtaaattgtataggtgcactagttcggtgaagagatggtgatacaagtgcaatatggatagtagataatggtttttgtaatctgaaaatataaaaaacagcaaggtaactaatgataaaagtgagcgtaaacggtattgcaatgctaggaaacaaggcctagggttcatactttcactagtgcaagttctctcaacaataataacataattggattatataaatattcctcaacatgcaatagagagtcactccaaattcactaatagcggagaacaaacgaagagattatggtagggtacaaaaccacctcaaagttatcctttctgatcgatctattcaagagtccgtagtaaaataacatgaagctattctttccgttcaatctatcatagagttcgtactagaataacaccttaagacacaaatcaaccaaaaccctaatgtcacctagatactccaatgtcacctcaagtatccgtgggtatgattatacgatatgcatcacacaatctcagattcatctattcaaaccaacacaaagaacttcaaagagtgccccaaagattctatcggagagtcaagacgaaaacatgcgccaacccctatgcataggttcatgggcggaacccgcaagttgatcactgaaacatacatcaagtggatcaatagaataccccattgtcaccacgggtatcccacgcaagacatacatcaagtgttctcaaatccttaaagactcaatcctataagataacttcaaagggaaaacttaatccattacaagagattagagggggagaaacatcatagatccaactataatagcaaagctcgcgatacatcaagatcgtaccacctcaagaacacgagagggagagagagagagaggtcaaacacatagctactggtacatacccttagccccgagggtgaactactccctcctcgtcatggagagcgtcgggatgatgaagatggccaccggtgagggttcccccctctggcagggtgccggaacaggtctagattggttttcggtggctacggaggcttctggcggtggaactctcgatctattccgctccccgaagtttttagggtatatgggtatatataggaggaagaagtacgtcgatggatctccgggctgtccacgaggtagggggcgcgcctagggggtgggcatgccccccaccctcgtgggcagcccgggactctcttggtccatctccgatactccgtgggcttcttctggtccaaaaataagttttgtgaagtttcaggtcaattggactccatttgattttccttttctgtgatactctaaaacaagaaaaaaaaatagaaattggcactgggctctgggttaataggttagtcccaaaaataatataaatgtgcataataaagcccataaacatccaaaaaagataatataatagcatggaacaataaaaaattatagatacgttggagacatatcaacgggGTGCAGCGGCGTTCCTCCCAGGAGCAGACGGCAGGGTCGCGTCCTCCTGGCGGCTGCGTGAAGGGCtatgggcggcggcggctgccctcGTGCGCCTAGATCCAGATCTCGGCTGGGTCAGGTGGCGAGTGGGGCTTCGTCGGCGGGGTCTGGGCGCGTGGCAGCGGCGCCTAGGCCGGTGATGGTCGGCTGCGGGAGGATCTGGTGGTATGTGCTGCCAGTTCCGGTACCTATTCCCGACGGTGGTGGATCAGGGTGTTGGCGGAGGCCTCCAGGGCTAAAGCATGGGGTGAGCTGCGACGGCATATTGGCGGCTCACAGTGATGTGCGGGCCATGCGCAGTAGCGGCTGGGCATGCTTCGGCACCTGCTCGTCTGTGGGCGGTCCTTGTGGATGCTTCTAGATCTCTCCCATGGTTGCAAGTGGTGTCCGGTTTGGATTCTCGCGCCGTTGAGCAGGTGACAGGTTGGGCTAGGTGCAGATCCAGGCAGGGACACCAGTTGGGCATCAGGGGTAATGTTGGAAGAGGGGGTGGAGAGATGGGTGGCGCGGGTGCGGTCAGGCCACCCTTCACCGGCAGGGGTGTCGGACATTAACGTAGTCCACCCTGCCCGACCTCTTCTTCGACCTGATTGCTCCCTGATCGATTTGGTCTTTCCGGTCGCTGGCGGGTCTGTCAGCGGTCGGAGCATGCCGATCGATCATCACTCACAGTCATGGAGGATCTTTGGGGCATCTTGTTTTTCTTGGGCGGCGTCCTGGGTGGTGGAACCCGCGGTGCTTCTTGTTAGGAAAGCAACTTAACTTTATGGAAGGCCCGAGGAAATAAACATAGACTAATCAATACTCTTAGACAAATACTAATACTCCTTAACACCCCCCCCTCAAATGCAAAGCGTATGCAATAGCAGTGCATTTGAAGAAGTGTAATGCTAAAAAATGATATGCCAAATCCGTGTCTTGAGAGTGTCGTCGTAGCATGAAGAGTCTTCAAAACCTGTCGAGTCGTCAAAGGGGATAACGAAGAGATGGCACATCAGAGAAAGACACCGCATCAATAGAAGATACAAGAGAAGTATCAAGAGAAGATGGGTTGTCAAAAGAAGATGGCACATCAAGAGAAGAAGCATTGCTTAAAGAATCATGGCCCATGAAAACCGACGGCAAAAGAAGCTCGGCGGCAAGAGAATGGGTTTAGATCAACAATGCAAAAAGAGACCACAAAAATCCTATAGAGAGGACAATGACTAGAAAAAGGCTGACGGACAAAAGTTTGATGGACTAGCGTGACATAAAAAACACAAAATATCAACGGATTTGATGGACATGACAGAAATTATAGAAAACTAAGAAGCTAAAAAGCATACATGAACTAGATGCGATAGGAGCGGAAGAAAATCATGGCGACGAGGCCAAAAGCAGCAGAATAGCAGCAAAGTAGCAAGCGAGCAGAGAGGTAGGAGTAGCACGCTAGCAGTAGAAAGTAGCTAGCTAGCACCCAGTAACAACAGGAAGAAGCTAGCATGTAGGCAATCACGTGGGTCAAGAGGAGCACACGCAGGCAGAGAGCAGAGCTGGACGAGGCGACTCCAATTTGGCCTGCAACGCGGTTACCGATCGGGCGCACTggtgtaagagcaactctagcagactccgCATCCCGCCCCGACCCGTAAAATAACAGCCAAAGTGCGGGTCGGGGCGGAAAAACCAGCCCGattagaccccgcatcccgccccgacCCATAAAATTTTTTAGGGGGCGCAGCAAAACCCCGAGCCCAACCCGGGAAAACACACGTTTCCCCCTCGCGGCTGCGGTGCCCTACATATAAGCGGAAGCGGTTGGTGACGGGGGACATTTCATCCCGCGCTTTCTTCCACCAACcacccctcctctcctccctcgcgccgccgccggccgccgcccaagattcCAGCGAAAGCAGCCGGCAGGAGCACGGCGGAAGGCCGCCACGGGCACGAGGCCTCCCCTCCCTTCCCTCCTGCGTCGGCGGGCCGCCGGATTTTGCAGATCTGTGGCACGTCATCGCGGGCCGCCGGTTGCTGCCCCAAGCGATGCAGTGGTTGGGAGCCTCTCCCGTAGCCTAGGCAAAGGCGCATCGCCGCATGAAGGTACTGCTTCGTCCGCCCGCCGTCCCCGAAGGTTTGCGGGCATGGATTCATCCGGCCGTCCACCGGGCTCGGCGCCCGCGCAGCGTCTTGTGGCTTGCCGATGCCACTCATAGAGTGCGACAACTGCACGCGGAAAGTGTTGCGGCTCACTtcgggcacgccgaagcaccccagatgggtgttcttcaaatgcgaaaacgacggggtacATACACTTGTGGTAGCTCATTTTGATAGCTCATTATTTGGTTCAATTGCGGTAGCTCATTTTGAACATGCTCACTCATgtgtgtaggaagatggatgctcattttggttttgggagGGCGAATACATTGATTTGTTGATAGAAAGAAACATAATAGACGTTCACGCACTCCTTAGAAGAATCGAAGGCCATGATGcggctgcatgtgcaactagaggggaagcaacgtctacttctttcgaCCAAAGATGAAGAAAGAAGAATGCAAAATAAAGAATCCgcggatcaacaatgaatgcatggagaagatattaGTCCAACTAGTGGGAGCAATTATGGAAGTTAGAAATCTTCTAAAATGCgtacttgtggttcttgttttctttggtcttgctattctagcaaagatttggtgatgtCTTATCTATCCAATATAGTTGAAAAAGCAATGAAATGCATTATGTTGGATCAAATTAAGGTGTAAATTTAGATTTTCCGGGTCGGGACGAGCTGCGCCAGATCAGACCCCGCAAAACCGACCCGTAAAAAGGCACATTCCGTGAATATCTTTTTTACGGGTCCGTTATGCGGGGTCTGCATCTGCGGCCGTCCGCACCGGCCCGCAAAAGCGGTTTTGCGCGAACTGCAAATGAGTTTTGCGggccggcgggatgcggggtctgctagagttgctctaagaggAGCACACGCGGGCAGAGAGCAGAGCTGGATGAGGCGACTCCAATTTGGCCTGCAACGCGGTTATCAATCGGGCGCACTGGTGTGAACGTGGTATGTCACATCTAAATTGATGTCTACTTTgtttttgtttatttttcctagtttttttttgttgctacattatatacttgtggaaaCTTAAATATGACATCCTTAAAAAAGATCtatatgtgaattagacaaactgaaaaAAAATCTAGTGGATCATAAAAACGAGTTGCAGCGTCTGGAGATCTAAACCTAGACTCTAATGCCATGCTAGAAAAGCAACTTAACTTTATTAAAAGCTCAAAGAACATATATACATAGACTAATAAAGACTTCTAAACCAATACAAATACTCCTTAACACTTCTAGGCTGAGCTTGCAACTCAGGTGCGGGCGGCTAGTGGCCATGGCCGAGTGGGTGGTGTGGTGGCTATCGTCTCAATGTTCTACACCGGTAGGCAGCTGTGTTCTTGCCTGACCCACTAAGTCAAAGCCGGAGTTTACGTGCCGGGGTGAAAACCCTGTCTGGTTTGGCCAGACACAGCCACACAGGTGCCCCCATCTTCCTAAAGCCTCTGTTGTGGTTGCTCGGTCCCTTTGTCGCCTTTTCGATGAAAATCTGATATTTCAAtcggatgatgatgatgttgttgtgtCGTGTCCTTTCTAAAGGCGCCATCTTAAAGCGCTTGGTTTCGTGGAGCCTCAACTTCATCTCTTCGCGATATTTTTATCGGAGGGCGCCGGCGGCTGTGTAGNNNNNNNNNNNNNNNNNNNNNNNNNNNNNNNNNNNNNNNNNNNNNNNNNNNNNNNNNNNNNNNNNNNNNNNNNNNNNNNNNNNNNNNNNNNNNNNNNNNNNNNNNNNNNNNNNNNNNNNNNNNNNNNNNNNNNNNNNNNNNNNNNNNNNNNNNNNNNNNNNNNNNNNNNNNNNNNNNNNNNNNNNNNNNNNNNNNNNNNNNNNNNNNNNNNNNNNNNNNNNNNNNNNNNNNNNNNNNNNNNNNNNNNNNNNNNNNNNNNNNNNNNNNNNNNNNNNNNNNNNNNNNNNNNNNNNNNNNNNNNNNNNNNNNNNNNNNNNNNNNNNNNNNNNNNNNNNNNNNNNNNNNNNNNNNNNNNNNNNNNNNNNNNNNNNNNNNNNNNNNNNNNNNNNNNNNNNNNNNNNNNNNNNNNNNNNNNNNNNNNNNNNNNNNNNNNNNNNNNNNNNNNNNNNNNNNNNNNNNNNNNNNNNNNNNNNNNNNNNNNNNNNNNNNNNNNNNNNNNNNNNNNNNNNNNNNNNNNNNNNNNNNNNNNNNNNNNNNNNNNNNNNNNNNNNNNNNNNNNNNNNNNNNNNNNNNNNNNNNNNNNNNNNNNNNNNNNNNNNNNNNNNNNNNNNNNNNNNNNNNNNNNNNNNNNNNNNNNNNNNNNNNNNNNNNNNNNNNNNNNNNNNNNNNNNNNNNNNNNNNNNNNNNNNNNNNNNNNNNNNNNNNNNNNNNNNNNNNNNNNNNNNNNNNNNNNNNNNNNNNNNNNNNNNNNNNNNNNNNNNNNNNNNNNNNNNNNNNNNNNNNNNNNNNNNNNNNNNNNNNNNNNNNNNNNNNNNNNNNNNNNNNNNNNNNNNNNNNNNNNNNNNNNNNNNNNNNNNNNNNNNNNNNNNNNNNNNNNNNNNNNNNNNNNNNNNNNNNNNNNNNNNNNNNNNNNNNNNNNNNNNNNNNNNNNNNNNNNNNNNNNNNNNNNCGCGCCCTCCGACGCGGACGTCATGCTCTTCACCACCTCCAAGCTCTCCGGCCATGCCAGCAGTCGATTCGGGTACGCACACGCACCCACGCGGAAAACAATAGACATACTGCACACACATATAATGTGTTGCACTGCGCAGGTGGGCGCTGATAAGGGACGAGAAGGTGGCCAAGAGGGTCAATGACTACATTATGCAGAACACCATGGGCGCGTCCCGCGACACCCAGCTCCGGATGCTTGCCATCTTCAAGACCATACTGGCCAACCTGCACGGCAAGGAGGACATCTTCGCCTTCGGGCACGACGTGATGACGGCCAAATGGCGCAAGCTTAGCGCCGTCGTGTCGCACTCCCGCCGGATCTCGCTGCAGAACATCCCTCCCCAGTACTGCACCTACTTCGACAAGATCAGGGAGCCATCCCCAGGTGACGCATCGACTTGCTGAAACACGTTCAGATTTTGAAACTATGGTTGATGTTTGATTCGGTTGGCATGCAGCTTATGCGTGGGTCAAGTGTGAGAGGGAGGAAGACAGTGACTGCTCCGACGTGCTGCTCAAGGCCAAGATAATCACACGGTCCGGCGTCTGGAACGATGCCAGCAGCCGGTACACGAGGATAAGCCTCATCAAGTCCCAGGACGACTTCGACCTGCTCCTCGAGAGGATCACAGAATTTGTCGATGCCGAGCTCACCGCTGCTGGTTCCAACTCCATGTGATGTCCCGTGTTAATATACAGAAACGGGTCAAGGAAATGTGAGCATACAGAAGGTATGTATTTGGTTAGGACGGGTACCAAAAGTGCGACGTCCAGAGGTCAGCTACGTGTTGGTTGTGTCCCAGACTCCCAGGCTAGGTGATGATCGAGGAGCACGCGTTGTGANNNNNNNNNNNNNNNNNNNTGGACACTGAACATTACTCGAATGATCAGCTATGCGTTGATTGTTCTCACCGTGTGTTACTTATTAGACAAGAAAAATGTTTCCATGCTGTATTGAGTGGAGGATTAAGGAGCACATGCAAAGCTCAGAAACTGGTACATTAATGCTAGTTTGTCCGAGTcataattttcttttcttttttgtgtgGGAACTCAGGGAGTTTTTATTGAATAGTGATGctcagatagtgatgatgaaaaaacCTCTAGTGTTTATGATACCCTGGAAAGAGCTAAGTTATACtttctccgttccataatataatagTGTTTTTTTTACACGGGAGTAGCATTCAGTCGGTAAAATCCTCAAAGTTGTGTTCAGGTTTGAGCTAGCTAAAAAAGGGGAGGACAAAGGGTCAGTTATGTCAGGAATCTTCTGGAATTGCATGAGTTTGGGGCGTCctgaggctggttgtaatggggagtatcatatactagtatcatgcatatgcgaAATTGCTGAGAGCACACGGCGACCACCTTCATCGAAATCTGCCCCACTCATTTTGCATCGGGATTCCAACCACTATATTAGTCAAGATGTATTTCATGATTCACACATCATGTATGCCCCTCTAAATATTTTCGTATAAATCTCAACAGCTATAGTGACCTGACTAGTGGCAGAGAAGCAGACCCATCATCTCCAATGGTCACTCCccaaccatcaaagaacatagtccaatgttctgaGTGAATATGAGTCGGTTGCTGCTGTTTGATTCACTCGACCagaaaatctgctattgcttgagacttgatcgccttttttgcctcgaacttgatatctaaagggAGGAATTCAATCGTCCACTTGggcactcgaccggttgcatctcgATTGTTTAGGATTTTTGATaacggagcatcgctgacgactgaaatCGAGTGGTCTGCGAAGTAAAGTGCAACTTTCTTAGTGGTCAGATAAATCccgtagacaagcttctgataatgcgtatacctttgcttggacggggtcaagacttcagaggtatagtacactaggcgctgaactttatacGCTTTGCCTTCTTCCTCCCACTCAACTATGAGTACTGTCCTAACAATTTGTCCTATGGATGCAATATACaacagtagaggctctttgctgaccgGAGCAGGAAGCACcatctgggtggaaagcagggctttgagctctacaaacgctgcttcggcttcaggagtccactcgaacttgtcagatttcttcatcagtcggtaaagaggcaaaacCTTTTCACCAAGACGCGAGATGAATCGACTCAGTGCAGCCAaagaaccagtaagcttctgaacatcatgcacacgcacaagaCGTTTCATTCAGAGAATTGCTCCAATCTTCTCTGTGTTTGTgtcgattcctcgttcgaaaacgagaaaaccaagtaactttccgcctgggactccgaatgtgcattttgccagattgagcttgatgtcatatcttcTTAAGCTGATAAATGTTTCggtgaggtcagtcagcaggtcggaacctctgcgtgacttgaccacgatatcatccatgtatgcttccacattccgactgatttgagtgagcaagcacttctgaatcatgcgcctgaatgtggcaccaacat
The Triticum dicoccoides isolate Atlit2015 ecotype Zavitan chromosome 3A, WEW_v2.0, whole genome shotgun sequence genome window above contains:
- the LOC119268608 gene encoding tryptophan aminotransferase-related protein 3-like → MLFTTSKLSGHASSRFGWALIRDEKVAKRVNDYIMQNTMGASRDTQLRMLAIFKTILANLHGKEDIFAFGHDVMTAKWRKLSAVVSHSRRISLQNIPPQYCTYFDKIREPSPAYAWVKCEREEDSDCSDVLLKAKIITRSGVWNDASSRYTRISLIKSQDDFDLLLERITEFVDAELTAAGSNSM